CGTTGTACGCAGTTGTTGTTCACAGCGCCTGAACGAGGATGCCCCTACATGCCTGAAGTAACCCTGACCACCCTGAACGGCCTCAAGGCCAAGGGTGAGAAAATCACCATGCTGACCTGCTACGACGCGACCTTCGCCAAGGCCGCGAGCGAAGCCGGCGTCGAAGTGCTGCTGGTAGGCGACTCCCTGGGCATGGTCCTGCAGGGCCATGACAGCACCCTGCCCGTCAGCAACGACGACATGGCCTACCACACCGCCAGCGTCAAGCGCGGCAACAATGGTGCGCTGATCCTCACCGACCTGCCCTTCATGGCCCACGCCACCCCTGAGCTGGCGTTCACCAACGCCGCCCAGCTGATGCGCGCCGGCGCCCACATGGTCAAGATCGAGGGCGCCGCCTGGTTGGCCGAAACCATTCGTCTGCTGGCAGAACGCGGCGTACCTGTGTGCGCGCACATGGGCCTGACTCCACAGACCGTCAACGTGCTCGGGGGCTATAAAGTCCAGGGCCGCCAGGAAGCCCAGGCGCGGCAGATGCGCGCTGATGCGATCGCCCTGGAACAGGCCGGCGCCGCCATGCTGCTGCTCGAGTGCGTGCCCAGCGAGCTGGCCGCGGAAATCACCCAGGCCGTCGGCATTCCGGTGATCGGCATCGGTGCCGGCAGCGCCACCGATGGCCAGGTGCTGGTGTTGCACGACATGCTGGGCCTGTCGCTCAGCGGCCGTGTACCGAAGTTCGTGAAGAACTTCATGGCCGGCCAGCCGGACATCCAGAGCGCACTGGCCGCCTACGTCGAGGCCGTGAAAACGGTCAGCTTCCCCGCCAGCGAACATGGGTTCAGCGCATGAATACCGTCAAGACCGTCCGTGAACTGCGCGCCGCCGTGGCCCGCGCCCGTGGCGAGGGCAAGCGCATCGCCTTCGTCCCGACCATGGGCAACCTGCACAGCGGCCACGCCGCGCTGGTGACCAAGGCCGCCCAGCGCGCCGACTTCGTGGTCGCCAGCATCTTCGTCAACCCGCTGCAGTTCGGCGCCGGCGAAGACCTGGACAAATACCCGCGCACCCTCGCCGCCGACCAGGAGAAGCTGCTCCAGGCCGGTTGCCACCTTCTGTTCGCCCCCACCGTCGAGGAAATGTACCCCGACGGTATGGCGGTGCAGACCCGCGTAAGCGTGCCACAGCTGTCCGAAGGTCTGTGCGGCGCCAGCCGCCCCGGGCACTTCGAAGGCGTGGCGACGGTGGTCAGCAAGCTGTTCAACATGGTCCAGCCGGACCTTGCCGTTTTCGGCGAGAAGGACTTCCAGCAGTTGGCGGTGATCCGCGCCATGGTGCGCGACCTGAACATGCCGATCCAGATCATCGGCGAGCCGACCGTGCGTGCCGAGGATGGCTTGGCACTGTCGTCGCGCAATGGCTACCTGAGCCCCGAACAGCGCGCCGCCGCGCCGGCGCTGTACCGCACGCTGAATGGTATGGCCGAGGCTATTCGTCGTGGCCAGCGGGACTTTTCGGCGCTGGTCGCCGACGGCCAGGCGCAGTTGGACGCCGCGGGGTTCCGCAAGGACTACCTCGAAGTGCGCCACGCATTGACGCTGCGTCCGGCGCAGGTCGATGACCGTGATCTGGTGGTGATCGCGGCCGCTTACATGGGCAGTACGCGGTTGATCGACAATCTCTACCTGCATCTGGAAGAGCAGACCGCCTGACCGGCCCTGTTCGCCGGCAAGCCGGCTCCTACAAGGAGCGGGGCTGCCGGCGAACCCACAGCAAAACCCCCGCAAAAAATTCATTGTTCCCCCGCCCGCCCCCCATTCCCGCCAAACGGCCAATGCCTATAATGGGCGACTTGCAACTGGCAAAGGTTGCCGGTGTCGAACCCTGACAATGCATTAAGGAAATCATTCGCAATGGCGTATTACCGTACCCCCCACGACGTGACGGCGCTGCCTGCCTGGCAGGCGCTCCAGCAACACCGCGACGCCATGCAGGGCTTCAGCATGCGCGAAGCCTTCGCCGCCGACGGCAAGCG
This genomic stretch from Pseudomonas entomophila L48 harbors:
- the panB gene encoding 3-methyl-2-oxobutanoate hydroxymethyltransferase; translated protein: MPEVTLTTLNGLKAKGEKITMLTCYDATFAKAASEAGVEVLLVGDSLGMVLQGHDSTLPVSNDDMAYHTASVKRGNNGALILTDLPFMAHATPELAFTNAAQLMRAGAHMVKIEGAAWLAETIRLLAERGVPVCAHMGLTPQTVNVLGGYKVQGRQEAQARQMRADAIALEQAGAAMLLLECVPSELAAEITQAVGIPVIGIGAGSATDGQVLVLHDMLGLSLSGRVPKFVKNFMAGQPDIQSALAAYVEAVKTVSFPASEHGFSA
- the panC gene encoding pantoate--beta-alanine ligase, with translation MNTVKTVRELRAAVARARGEGKRIAFVPTMGNLHSGHAALVTKAAQRADFVVASIFVNPLQFGAGEDLDKYPRTLAADQEKLLQAGCHLLFAPTVEEMYPDGMAVQTRVSVPQLSEGLCGASRPGHFEGVATVVSKLFNMVQPDLAVFGEKDFQQLAVIRAMVRDLNMPIQIIGEPTVRAEDGLALSSRNGYLSPEQRAAAPALYRTLNGMAEAIRRGQRDFSALVADGQAQLDAAGFRKDYLEVRHALTLRPAQVDDRDLVVIAAAYMGSTRLIDNLYLHLEEQTA